In a genomic window of Jaculus jaculus isolate mJacJac1 chromosome 8, mJacJac1.mat.Y.cur, whole genome shotgun sequence:
- the LOC101606425 gene encoding vomeromodulin-like: MRTFWALAFMVAIQGGALDVLDPPPVDKVPATGVLSSLNAVPLDVPTQGRKGPSTQQGPEAKKHPASSKGGRCAPAAKYMLSSSKLKEYLMDTLPPQIEELVKCEQLDLAGLLGTVLDTVGESNLLSVLDVKSLLDVGGGLGLDGLLGKGGDDKSLKLPSVSKAAGAVSDTLPEGPEGLGGLLPPGLNKGAIKGLLDGHGLSDLQKPLDDVVGQVGDLKSSAQDVVQKVLPPNIKKDVSEILDLDLKKLLLELKVEEVTMESMEVAMEGDGIQVQAMTSAAIGGGGLAGPVISLVGLQAKLDVTLKIDISSNNTQCVNLEVQETQVQVTEVSIKLVETVTDVVPLPVPLPLDQVVPMVLSVEINEKVEKSNSCAIVLSDFNDCKNSTGLFKYQVKSAQISQKGLSILYCANAVLGGKTVPVPGSRLPPDSKNANISIILSHTMVNTLLNHAAKQSSVTMDNLSANITKVSYAYQKDKPLRATYKVVIQKDGQSFATGKTILVLSHAAKIVKDKLVADIKVMRSDHTVDPPEVEEEAGGIMSEVSKKLFSNFSKLLKEMNVPTGVSSFPLTNVEVKKLKLNDLQASS, encoded by the exons TGCTGTCCCTCTTGATGTGCCAACTCAGGGCAGAAAAGGTCCTTCCACCCAGCAGGGCCCTGAGGCCAAAAAGCATCCAGCGAGCTCCAAAGGAGGCCGGTGTGCGCCTGCAGCCAAGTACATGCTATCCAGCAGCAAACTCAAAGAGT ACCTGATGGACACCCTGCCTCCACAGATCGAGGAGTTGGTAAAGTGTGAGCAACTGGACTTGGCCGGCCTGCTCGGGACGGTGTTGGACACAGTGGGGGAGTCTAACCTGCTGTCAGTCTTGGATGTGAAGTCTCTCCTAGATGTGGGAGGAGGCCTCGGCCTTGATGGTCTCCTAGGCAAGGGAGGTGACGACAAGTCCCTGAAGCTGCCTTCAGTCTCCAAGGCCGCTGGAGCTGTCAGTGACACACTCCCAGAAGGCCCGGAGGGCCTGGGTGGCTTACTACCCCCAGGCCTTAACAAAGGCGCTATTAAAGGACTCCTCGATGGACATGGGCTCTCCGATCTCCAGAAGCCACTGGATGATGTTGTCGGACAGGTAGGGGACCTCAAAAGCTCTGCACAGGACGTGGTGCAGAAGGTCCTGCCGCCAAACATCAAGAAGGACGTCTCAGAAATACTGGATCTTGACCTAAAGAAGCTCTTGCTGGA GCTGAAAGTGGAAGAAGTCACCATGGAGAGCATGGAGGTCGCCATGGAAGGAGACGGGATCCAAGTCCAGGCCATGACCAGTGCCGCCATTGGTGGAGGAGG CTTGGCTGGACCCGTCATCAGCCTTGTGGGACTTCAAGCAAAGCTGGACGTGACTCTGAAAATTGACATTTCCTCCAACAACACCCAATGTGTCAACCTTGAGGTCCAGGAAACACAGGTCCAGGTCACTGAAGTGTCCATTAAGTTGGTGGAGAC GGTCACAGACGTTGTTCCTCTCCCTGTCCCGCTGCCCTTGGACCAAGTCGTCCCAATGGTTCTTTCTGTAGAAATAAATGAGAAG GTGGAGAAATCCAACTCCTGTGCCATTGTTCTGAGTGATTTCAACGACTGCAAGAACT CTACCGGCTTATTCAAGTACCAAGTCAAAAGTGCCCAGATTTCCCAGAAAGGGCTTTCTATCCTCTACTGT GCCAATGCTGTCCTTGGCGGAAAAACTGTCCCTGTGCCTGGAAGTCGCCTCCCTCCAGACTCTAAAAATGCCAACATTTCCATAATTTTGTCCCACACGATGGTCAACACGCTTCTCAACCACGCCGCCAAGCAGAGCTCTGTCACT ATGGACAACCTGTCCGCAAACATCACCAAAGTGTCCTATGCCTACCAGAAAGACAAACCCCTCAGGGCCACTTACAAGGTCGTCATACAAAAGGATGGACAGAGCTTTGCCACCGGGAAAACG ATCTTAGTCCTCTCCCATGCAGCCAAGATTGTAAAAGACAAACTGGTAGCAGACATCAAAGTCATGAG ATCTGACCACACTGTAGACCCCCCTGAGGTG gaggaggaggcaggaggaatcATGTCTGAAGTATCGAAGAAGCTCTTCTCCAATTTTAGCA AATTGCTTAAAGAAATGAATGTACCAACGGGAGTGTCTTCATTTCCACTAACAAACGTCGAGGTGAAAAAGCTGAAATTG AATGATCTCCAGGCATCAAGCTGA